Proteins from one Ipomoea triloba cultivar NCNSP0323 chromosome 1, ASM357664v1 genomic window:
- the LOC116018971 gene encoding homeobox-leucine zipper protein ATHB-6-like, whose amino-acid sequence MKRFSFCDSSATLLYPPQEKDMKENLVYSGELQAMLDGLDDDDSVEENVGIMNGKKRRLSVEQVHALEKVFEVDNKLDPERKVKIAAELGLQPRQIAIWFQNRRARCKTKQLERDYNLLKANYESLHLNYIKIEQEKEGLIAELKGLKEKQLVEENKECNHSANENQDPSAPRNCGLSSETKDLMDFKDGSSDSDSSGVLNNEDCSFHYPPLMPPKSSSLYQPQFVKMEEQASGFNAEDSCNIFSLDQPPNLYWYCGDYRNY is encoded by the exons ATGAAGAGGTTCAGTTTCTGTGATTCTTCTGCCACTTTGCTCTATCCACCCCAAG AGAAGGATATGAAGGAGAATTTGGTTTACAGCGGTGAATTGCAGGCAATGTTGGATGGGTTAGATGATGATGACAGTGTAGAAGAGAATGTGGGTATTATGAATGGGAAGAAGAGGAGATTGAGTGTTGAACAGGTTCATGCACTGGAGAAAGTGTTTGAAGTTGACAACAAGCTTGACCCAGAAAGAAAAGTGAAAATCGCCGCAGAATTGGGGCTTCAACCCAGACAGATTGCAATTTGGTTCCAGAATCGCCGCGCCCGCTGCAAGACTAAGCAACTGGAGAGGGATTACAATCTGCTCAAGGCAAATTATGAATCTCTGCACCTCAATTACATCAAAATTGAACAAGAAAAGGAAGGCTTAATTgcagag CTTAAAGGGCTGAAAGAGAAACAGCTGgtggaagaaaacaaagaatgCAATCACTCTGCCAACGAAAACCAAGATCCATCAGCTCCAAGAAACTGCGGTTTATCATCAGAGACGAAAGATTTGATGGACTTCAAAGACGGTTCATCAGACAGTGACTCCAGCGGGGTGTTGAACAATGAAGATTGCAGCTTCCACTATCCGCCATTGATGCCGCCTAAAAGCTCATCACTTTACCAGCCACAGTTCGTGAAAATGGAGGAGCAAGCTAGTGGGTTTAACGCAGAGGATTCTTGCAATATTTTCTCACTGGATCAGCCTCCTAACCTTTACTGGTACTGCGGTGATTACAGAAACTATTAG
- the LOC116009998 gene encoding queuine tRNA-ribosyltransferase catalytic subunit 1-like isoform X1 — translation MLNLGHPFKFRTLSTSALGGRRLRLYPRGYRLMAERSKCSMALQFEILGKFNRARAARLTLPHYVCQTPLFMPVGTQGTIKGLTTNQLEDIGCQIILGNTYHLALRPTSELIDELGGLHKFMNWPRALLTDSGGFQMVSLLHLADITEEGVTFQSPVDGKPMLLTPEESIQIQNRIGADIIMALDDVVRTTITGPRIEEAMYRTLRWIDRCIAAHKRPHEQNLFGIVQGGLDPVLRDICVKGLVDRNLPGYAIGGLAGGEDKDSFWRVVAQCTAALPEDKPRYVMGVGYPLDIVVCSALGADMYDCVYPTRTARFGTALVPEGVLKLKHQAMANDIRPIDPTCDCMVCKKYTRAYIHSLVTKDAMGSQLLSYHNLYYMMKLSRDLHSSIAQGWFPKFVCEFLQKMFPKGDVPEWVCNAMEVAGIDISSCCAPFSSSEMKPSEHRA, via the exons ATGCTAAATTTAGGGCATCCATTCAAGTTTCGAACTCTGAGCACTTCTGCCCTTGGCGGCCGCCGTCTCCGCTTATATCC CCGGGGATATAGACTGATGGCGGAGCGCAGCAAGTGTTCAATGGCTCTTCAGTTTGAG ATTCTTGGGAAGTTCAATCGTGCCCGAGCAGCTCGTCTCACACTCCCTCATTACGTGTGCCAAACACCTCTATTTATGCCTGTTGGAACGCAAG GGACTATAAAAGGCTTGACTACCAACCAGCTTGAGGACATTGGTTGCCAAATAATACTTGGAAACACCTACCATTTGGCTCTACGCCCTACTTCTGAACTTATTGATGAGCTGGGGGGACTGCACAAATTTATGAACTGGCCAAGGGCTTTGCTGACTGATTCTGGAGGCTTTCAAATG GTCTCTTTATTGCACTTGGCTGATATTACTGAAGAAGGTGTAACTTTTCAG TCTCCAGTGGATGGGAAACCAATGCTACTCACACCTGAAGAGTCAATACAAATACAA AACAGAATTGGAGCGGATATTATTATGGCTCTTGATGATGTTGTGAGAACCACAATCACAGGTCCACGAATTGAGGAAGCAATGTATCGAACTCTTCGCTGGATAGACAGGTGCATAGCAG CTCACAAAAGACCGCATGAGCAAAATTTATTTGGCATCGTGCAAGGTGGTTTAGATCCAGTGTTAAG GGATATATGTGTCAAAGGTCTGGTGGATCGTAATTTGCCTGG CTATGCTATTGGTGGTCTTGCGGGTGGTGAAGATAAAGATTCATTTTGGCGTGTTGTGGCTCAGTGTACTGCTGCATTGCCCGAGGACAAACCACGATATGTCATG GGTGTTGGATACCCTCTAGATATTGTAGTTTGCAGTGCTTTGGGTGCGGACATGTATGACTGCGTCTATCCTACTCGCACCGCTCGCTTTGGCACAGCTCTGGTGCCTGAG GGAGTTCTGAAGCTTAAACACCAAGCAATGGCTAATGACATCCGTCCCATCGATCCTACATGTGACTGTATG GTCTGCAAAAAATATACCAGAGCCTATATTCATTCCCTTGTTACAAAAGATGCCATGGGTTCTCAACTTTTGTCATATCATAACTTATATTACATGATGAAG CTGAGCAGAGATCTACACTCATCAATTGCTCAAGGATGGTTTCCAAA ATTTGTTTGTGAGTTTCTGCAGAAAATG TTCCCCAAAGGCGATGTTCCTGAATGGGTCTGCAATGCCATGGAGGTTGCTGGAATTGACATTTCTTCATGCTGTGCTCCATTTTCATCATCCGAAATGAAGCCTAGTGAACACAGAGCGTAA
- the LOC116009998 gene encoding queuine tRNA-ribosyltransferase catalytic subunit 1-like isoform X2, translating to MAERSKCSMALQFEILGKFNRARAARLTLPHYVCQTPLFMPVGTQGTIKGLTTNQLEDIGCQIILGNTYHLALRPTSELIDELGGLHKFMNWPRALLTDSGGFQMVSLLHLADITEEGVTFQSPVDGKPMLLTPEESIQIQNRIGADIIMALDDVVRTTITGPRIEEAMYRTLRWIDRCIAAHKRPHEQNLFGIVQGGLDPVLRDICVKGLVDRNLPGYAIGGLAGGEDKDSFWRVVAQCTAALPEDKPRYVMGVGYPLDIVVCSALGADMYDCVYPTRTARFGTALVPEGVLKLKHQAMANDIRPIDPTCDCMVCKKYTRAYIHSLVTKDAMGSQLLSYHNLYYMMKLSRDLHSSIAQGWFPKFVCEFLQKMFPKGDVPEWVCNAMEVAGIDISSCCAPFSSSEMKPSEHRA from the exons ATGGCGGAGCGCAGCAAGTGTTCAATGGCTCTTCAGTTTGAG ATTCTTGGGAAGTTCAATCGTGCCCGAGCAGCTCGTCTCACACTCCCTCATTACGTGTGCCAAACACCTCTATTTATGCCTGTTGGAACGCAAG GGACTATAAAAGGCTTGACTACCAACCAGCTTGAGGACATTGGTTGCCAAATAATACTTGGAAACACCTACCATTTGGCTCTACGCCCTACTTCTGAACTTATTGATGAGCTGGGGGGACTGCACAAATTTATGAACTGGCCAAGGGCTTTGCTGACTGATTCTGGAGGCTTTCAAATG GTCTCTTTATTGCACTTGGCTGATATTACTGAAGAAGGTGTAACTTTTCAG TCTCCAGTGGATGGGAAACCAATGCTACTCACACCTGAAGAGTCAATACAAATACAA AACAGAATTGGAGCGGATATTATTATGGCTCTTGATGATGTTGTGAGAACCACAATCACAGGTCCACGAATTGAGGAAGCAATGTATCGAACTCTTCGCTGGATAGACAGGTGCATAGCAG CTCACAAAAGACCGCATGAGCAAAATTTATTTGGCATCGTGCAAGGTGGTTTAGATCCAGTGTTAAG GGATATATGTGTCAAAGGTCTGGTGGATCGTAATTTGCCTGG CTATGCTATTGGTGGTCTTGCGGGTGGTGAAGATAAAGATTCATTTTGGCGTGTTGTGGCTCAGTGTACTGCTGCATTGCCCGAGGACAAACCACGATATGTCATG GGTGTTGGATACCCTCTAGATATTGTAGTTTGCAGTGCTTTGGGTGCGGACATGTATGACTGCGTCTATCCTACTCGCACCGCTCGCTTTGGCACAGCTCTGGTGCCTGAG GGAGTTCTGAAGCTTAAACACCAAGCAATGGCTAATGACATCCGTCCCATCGATCCTACATGTGACTGTATG GTCTGCAAAAAATATACCAGAGCCTATATTCATTCCCTTGTTACAAAAGATGCCATGGGTTCTCAACTTTTGTCATATCATAACTTATATTACATGATGAAG CTGAGCAGAGATCTACACTCATCAATTGCTCAAGGATGGTTTCCAAA ATTTGTTTGTGAGTTTCTGCAGAAAATG TTCCCCAAAGGCGATGTTCCTGAATGGGTCTGCAATGCCATGGAGGTTGCTGGAATTGACATTTCTTCATGCTGTGCTCCATTTTCATCATCCGAAATGAAGCCTAGTGAACACAGAGCGTAA